In Nocardia asteroides, the following proteins share a genomic window:
- a CDS encoding helix-turn-helix domain-containing protein has product MPSHESHSASPRSHFGSGSQRQPQPDDETWLSTAELAARLNIPIKTLAAWASAGTGPRFARMGRYRRYRLGDIRDWEAQRLRPSGG; this is encoded by the coding sequence ATGCCTTCCCATGAATCCCACTCGGCGTCTCCACGTTCACATTTCGGGTCCGGTTCGCAACGACAACCCCAACCAGACGATGAAACCTGGTTGAGCACAGCTGAATTGGCAGCCCGTCTGAATATCCCGATAAAGACACTCGCGGCTTGGGCGTCCGCCGGAACCGGACCTCGCTTCGCCCGCATGGGCCGCTACCGCCGGTACAGGCTCGGAGACATCCGTGACTGGGAAGCTCAGCGTCTACGACCATCTGGCGGCTAG
- a CDS encoding tyrosine-type recombinase/integrase encodes MPDRTDIARLLGELMPNPPLAIGTYGAINTKRQPNGSWRASARFRDDDGTTRPVQAYGPTRARAVAALKDRLKERRRASSSSAELTLDTKLCDLAAFWLAELEFENRITSQTIDEYRSHIYVAKKRGRKDTVKINTSLGGLRIREATTTRLDTYLREVARTSPSKARAHKVVLKGMMGFAVRRDVIIHNPMLNVARIPRNAQRPRAADLPTLHALRDQLETWLTGSAIPGTPAHQRGPRRSRIVLDVADVLLGTGARIGEALAIRWQDLDLDAEVPRLTICGTIVRVTQEDGVLRAVRQEWTKTQAGYRSVALPQFVVETLRRRATTAISNPLDLVFTGRGGAIYDPHNFRRSWRAARGERFNWVTPKTFRKSVATLIANEYGASRAARQLGHADDGTIAQRHYIDTPHEVEDFRALLGKSSR; translated from the coding sequence ATGCCCGATCGAACGGATATCGCCCGCCTACTGGGAGAACTGATGCCAAATCCGCCACTTGCCATCGGCACCTACGGAGCGATCAACACCAAACGACAGCCCAACGGCAGCTGGCGAGCGAGCGCTCGCTTTCGTGACGATGACGGGACCACACGACCTGTTCAGGCGTACGGCCCAACAAGGGCGCGCGCCGTCGCCGCGTTGAAGGACCGTCTGAAAGAGCGGCGGCGGGCTTCCAGCTCAAGCGCGGAACTGACCCTGGATACCAAGCTTTGCGACCTGGCCGCCTTCTGGCTTGCCGAACTCGAGTTCGAAAACCGCATTACGTCGCAAACGATCGACGAATACCGCTCCCACATCTATGTCGCCAAAAAACGTGGCCGGAAGGACACCGTCAAGATCAACACATCCCTGGGCGGACTGCGCATCCGCGAAGCCACCACCACGCGGCTGGACACCTACCTCAGGGAGGTGGCCCGCACATCGCCGTCGAAGGCGCGGGCGCACAAGGTAGTTCTCAAAGGCATGATGGGCTTCGCCGTTCGCCGCGACGTCATCATTCACAACCCGATGCTGAACGTCGCTCGCATCCCCCGGAACGCCCAACGACCCCGAGCTGCCGACCTCCCGACTCTCCACGCACTACGCGATCAACTCGAGACATGGTTGACCGGCAGCGCCATACCGGGCACCCCCGCCCACCAACGCGGTCCCCGCCGATCGCGCATCGTTCTCGATGTCGCAGATGTGCTGCTGGGCACGGGCGCACGAATCGGCGAAGCCTTGGCGATTCGGTGGCAGGACCTCGATCTGGATGCAGAGGTTCCCCGACTGACGATCTGCGGGACCATCGTCCGAGTAACCCAAGAAGACGGCGTACTGAGAGCTGTCCGGCAGGAATGGACCAAGACTCAAGCCGGATATCGGTCGGTAGCTCTACCCCAGTTCGTCGTGGAGACACTGCGGCGCCGGGCGACCACTGCCATCTCCAACCCGCTGGACTTGGTGTTCACCGGCCGCGGCGGGGCTATCTACGACCCGCACAACTTCCGCCGGAGCTGGCGCGCAGCCCGAGGCGAAAGGTTCAATTGGGTCACGCCTAAAACCTTCCGGAAGTCGGTGGCAACGCTCATCGCCAACGAATACGGGGCAAGTCGTGCGGCACGCCAACTCGGCCATGCCGACGACGGCACCATCGCTCAGCGTCACTACATCGACACCCCACACGAGGTCGAGGACTTCCGAGCCCTCCTTGGCAAGTCCTCGCGCTGA